A single genomic interval of Pyramidobacter piscolens W5455 harbors:
- the rplF gene encoding 50S ribosomal protein L6 has protein sequence MSRLGRKPVTVPQGASVEVKEDRIVVKGKNGQLSMPLVENISVEVKDGAVHVARANEEKPTKAAHGMVRAMINNMVVGVTEGYTKTLEIEGVGYRAAMKGKNLGLSLGFSHPVEVVPPEGISFAVEGATKIFVKGIDKQVVGQIAAIIRGYRAPEPYKGKGIHYLGEHILRKAGKTATK, from the coding sequence ATGTCAAGATTAGGACGTAAACCCGTCACGGTCCCGCAGGGTGCCAGCGTAGAAGTTAAGGAAGACAGAATCGTTGTCAAGGGCAAGAACGGTCAGCTGTCCATGCCTCTCGTGGAAAACATTTCCGTCGAGGTCAAGGACGGCGCCGTTCACGTAGCCCGCGCCAACGAAGAGAAGCCAACAAAGGCCGCGCACGGCATGGTTCGCGCCATGATCAACAATATGGTTGTCGGCGTTACCGAAGGCTACACCAAGACGCTTGAAATCGAGGGTGTCGGCTATCGTGCCGCTATGAAAGGCAAAAATCTCGGACTGAGCCTTGGATTTTCCCATCCGGTTGAAGTGGTTCCTCCCGAAGGGATTAGCTTTGCCGTGGAAGGCGCAACCAAGATTTTCGTCAAGGGCATTGACAAACAGGTTGTTGGCCAGATCGCTGCGATCATTCGCGGATACCGCGCGCCCGAACCTTACAAGGGCAAGGGCATTCACTATCTCGGCGAACATATCCTGC